The genome window AATTCTCCGTTAATTAAACTAATTTCAGTAGAATTTTCATTTGGAAATAAATCTACCCATTCCGACTGCCCATTTTCTCGTATTAATCTACCTTTCCAGTTCATAACCCTTAAAGGCAAAACATGTAAAGCGGTATGTTTATCGGTTGCATCTATGAGGTAAGTCTTATCTCCATTTTTTACACTCGCAATGACATAGTTGAATCCATCTTTAGTAGGATAAAATGGGATTCCATTATCTTTTGTACTGACCAGAACCGGAAATGCCTCTAGCCCTGCTTCTTTAAACATAGCTATTAAAAGTAAATTAACATCTGCGACATTTCCTGATCCCTTTTTGTAGGCATCTTTTACTCCATTATTAGCGTATTTACCGTAGTACCCATCCCATTTTACTTTTCCTTTCACGAATTGTAAAATAGCTTCAATTTTTTCTTTGTCAGTATTCAAATCTTTAATTACTAATCCTAAATCATCTCTGAAAAAGCGTCTCTCATTAATTTGACCTCCAAAATTATCACTATCTAAAATAGTACTAGAAATGGCATCCCAAGTACTGGAGTATTGTTTATAACCATAACCTACTTCTTTACTTGCGGTTAGCTCAACAATAATTTCAGATCTGTAATTAGCAAGATTTCCTGCCATAGGCTCATAGCTTAGTGCTGGGATATCAGTGTCTTTAAACTCTACTATACGTGTTTTTAATTCGTAACTACCAGTATTAAAACTATGGGTGTTATTATTGATACCTGAACGCCGTACTGAATAGTCGGTAACCTCTTTGGTTCCATCACTATACTCAAATTTAGGAAGATAGGTTGCTCTAGGATTAAAGTGCATTTGATATTGATAAAACTCTAACCATACCATTTTAACGTCTATGTTAAGAATAGGCACACCGTATTGAAGAACAATGTCATCAATTACAGGATACGGTGACTCTATAACATAGGTATATTCTATTACTGAACCGATTTTTACATTAGGCATAGTAAAAGACTTTACTCTGTATTGATCGCTAACATCTTCTTCAAAAACACCTGACTTTTTAAGCTTATTTCTCTTTACTTTTCCATCAACTAGATTATAAGTTGCAGCCTCTAAGTCTTTAAATTTTTCAGCAATACTACCATCTGACATATATAAAGTGATACTTTTAGTAGCATACTCTAAGCCGGCCTCCGAATTTATTTTTATCCTTTCGTGAATCGTTCTCCTTTTTGTAATACCGCTTTTTGTGCTTAGATTAAAGTCAACTTCCACTTTCTTTAAAATTACTACTGCATCTGGTTGCTCTTCAACATCTTTTGCTTCTAAAGTAAAGTCTACCTCATCTACCTCCCCATACTCTAAATCTTGGGCACCGAGTTGAAATGATAAGCATGTGACTATTAAAATTCTTACAACTGTTTTCATTTTTTGCTTTTTAACTTTAATGATTTATTTTAATTGCTCTACTTTGGTAATTAATTTTTTTTAATAATCTAAGATCGTGCTATTCTCATACTCTCCATAAGGATGCACTGTAAGTGATGTACACCACTTCAGCTACGCGCTTTAACAACCTTACTAATGTTCTTCAAACAAAGAACTCATGGAGGTTTATAGAAGCTCCTATTAGATTTTTCTAAGGACTATCTTTTCTGCATCTTTTGACACAATAGCCTCAAAAAACTTTTTAAAAGCTTTATAATCCTCTGGTTGAACAACAGAAACCTCCATGTTAAAGGTAGCTACCGTAGATATCAATCCGTTTGTATAGCCAGTTACATATTGATAATAACCAATGTCGTTATTGTAAACCGCTTTTATACTTTCAGGCAAGGACTCTACCTCGTAACCCTCTGGGATTTCTATATTCACAATAGTTTT of Nonlabens sp. Ci31 contains these proteins:
- a CDS encoding DUF3857 domain-containing protein, coding for MKTVVRILIVTCLSFQLGAQDLEYGEVDEVDFTLEAKDVEEQPDAVVILKKVEVDFNLSTKSGITKRRTIHERIKINSEAGLEYATKSITLYMSDGSIAEKFKDLEAATYNLVDGKVKRNKLKKSGVFEEDVSDQYRVKSFTMPNVKIGSVIEYTYVIESPYPVIDDIVLQYGVPILNIDVKMVWLEFYQYQMHFNPRATYLPKFEYSDGTKEVTDYSVRRSGINNNTHSFNTGSYELKTRIVEFKDTDIPALSYEPMAGNLANYRSEIIVELTASKEVGYGYKQYSSTWDAISSTILDSDNFGGQINERRFFRDDLGLVIKDLNTDKEKIEAILQFVKGKVKWDGYYGKYANNGVKDAYKKGSGNVADVNLLLIAMFKEAGLEAFPVLVSTKDNGIPFYPTKDGFNYVIASVKNGDKTYLIDATDKHTALHVLPLRVMNWKGRLIRENGQSEWVDLFPNENSTEISLINGEFNQDGEIDIKVKKRLTEYLALNARNKYAGANTSAMQTGLKSGASNMEISNIETENMDAEDVPLSISYDGVVTNASEEIGGKLYITPLLHEANEENPFKLEKRKYPLDMDYPLATKTIVNLKIPEGYMIESLPESVKLVYASGLGSYTYQLSDANGMISIVVDFKLDSYLIEPENYQTFREFFSSIVSKDAEKIVLRKI